A region of Corvus cornix cornix isolate S_Up_H32 chromosome 3, ASM73873v5, whole genome shotgun sequence DNA encodes the following proteins:
- the TOMM20 gene encoding mitochondrial import receptor subunit TOM20 homolog, with protein sequence MMVGRTSAIAAGLCGALFIGYCIYFDRKRRSDPNFKNRLRERRKKQKLAKERAGLSKLPDLKDAEAVQKFFLEEIQLGEELLAQGEYEKGVDHLTNAIAVCGQPQQLLQVLQQTLPPPVFQMLLTKLPTISQRIVSAQCLAEDDVE encoded by the exons aTGATGGTGGGCAGGACCAGCGCCATCGCCGCGGGGCTCTGCGGGGCGCTCTTCATCGGATACTGTATCTACTTCGACCGCAAGAGGCGGAGCGACCCCAATTTCAAGAACCGGCTGCGGGAGC gaaggaagaaacagaagcttGCCAAAGAGAGAGCAGGGCTTTCCAAG TTGCCTGATCTAAAAGATGCTGAAGCAGTTCAGAAGTTTTTCCTTGAGGAGATTCAACTTGGAGAGGAATTACTAGCTCAAG GTGAATATGAAAAAGGTGTTGATCACTTGACCAATGCCATTGCTGTGtgtgggcagccacagcagctaCTACAAGTTCTACAGCAGACTCTTCCACCACCAGTGTTTCAAATGCTTCTAACTAAGCTCCCTACAATAAGCCAG AGAATTGTAAGTGCACAATGCTTGGCTGAAGATGATGTTGAATGA